A stretch of the Sulfuritortus calidifontis genome encodes the following:
- a CDS encoding DNA recombination protein RmuC has translation MELAIAFVIGFLIGLAGLLWLRGRGMAEQAALAARAEQAERYLDEARRSQAEREALLDKLQTEAAELKAQAARLAAQLEGEQAAAAEKIALLAGAEQKLADAFQALSAEALKSNNQAFLELAKQNLATFQETAKGDLEARRQAVDTLVRPIHEALEKLGLQTQEIERQRTGAYASLTEQVRSLMQAQEGLKQETGRLVRALHRPEVRGRWGEVQLRRVVEMAGMQAHCDFFEQESAEADGRRQRPDMLVKLPGGKSVVLDSKAPIAAFLEAAESESDEARQRHLRQFARHVKEHVQALGAKAYWDQFQPSPEFVVLFLPGEAFFSAALQEDPQLIEYANEHKVILATPTTLLALLKAVYFGWRQENLAENARRISELGKELYERLGVMAGHWSSVGKNLMQATEAYNKATGSLETRVLVSARRFQELQAVTEAKEIVTPVLVESVPRELQAPELVNDPLPPGEGGVAG, from the coding sequence ATGGAACTCGCCATTGCTTTCGTCATCGGCTTCTTGATCGGCCTGGCCGGCCTGCTCTGGCTGCGCGGCCGCGGCATGGCGGAGCAGGCGGCGCTGGCCGCGCGGGCCGAGCAGGCCGAGCGCTATCTTGACGAGGCGCGCCGCAGCCAGGCCGAGCGCGAGGCGCTGCTCGACAAGCTGCAAACCGAAGCGGCCGAGTTGAAGGCGCAGGCCGCCCGACTGGCCGCGCAACTGGAGGGCGAGCAGGCCGCCGCCGCCGAGAAGATCGCGCTCCTGGCCGGCGCCGAACAGAAGCTGGCCGACGCCTTCCAGGCCCTGTCGGCCGAGGCGCTCAAGAGCAACAACCAGGCCTTTCTGGAACTGGCCAAGCAGAACCTCGCCACCTTCCAGGAGACGGCCAAGGGCGATCTCGAAGCGCGCCGCCAGGCGGTCGACACCCTGGTCAGACCCATCCACGAGGCGCTGGAGAAGCTGGGCCTGCAGACCCAGGAGATCGAGCGCCAGCGCACCGGTGCCTACGCCAGCCTGACCGAGCAGGTGCGGAGCCTGATGCAGGCGCAGGAAGGACTCAAGCAGGAGACCGGCCGCCTGGTGCGCGCCCTGCACCGGCCCGAGGTGCGCGGGCGCTGGGGCGAGGTGCAGCTCAGGCGCGTGGTCGAGATGGCCGGCATGCAGGCCCATTGCGATTTCTTCGAGCAGGAATCGGCCGAGGCCGACGGCCGGCGCCAGCGGCCGGACATGCTGGTGAAGCTGCCCGGCGGCAAGAGCGTGGTGCTCGACTCCAAGGCGCCGATCGCCGCCTTCCTGGAAGCGGCCGAGAGCGAGTCCGACGAGGCGCGGCAGCGTCATCTCAGGCAGTTCGCCCGCCACGTGAAGGAGCACGTGCAGGCCCTGGGGGCCAAGGCCTACTGGGATCAGTTCCAGCCCTCGCCCGAGTTCGTGGTGCTGTTCCTGCCGGGCGAGGCCTTCTTCAGCGCCGCGCTGCAGGAAGATCCCCAGCTGATCGAATATGCCAACGAGCACAAGGTGATCCTCGCCACGCCGACCACCCTGCTCGCGCTGCTGAAGGCGGTTTACTTCGGCTGGCGCCAGGAGAACCTGGCCGAGAACGCGCGCAGGATCAGCGAGCTGGGCAAGGAACTGTACGAGCGGCTTGGGGTCATGGCCGGTCACTGGTCCAGCGTCGGCAAGAACCTGATGCAGGCGACCGAGGCCTACAACAAGGCCACCGGCTCGCTCGAGACCCGGGTGCTGGTGAGCGCGCGCCGCTTCCAGGAATTGCAAGCGGTCACCGAGGCCAAGGAGATCGTCACCCCCGTGCTGGTCGAGTCGGTGCCCCGCGAGTTGCAGGCGCCGGAACTGGTGAATGACCCTCTCCCACCGGGAGAGGGTGGCGTAGCCGGGTGA